Genomic DNA from Clavibacter michiganensis:
GTCGTGGCTCGTCCACTCCCCGCGCTTGTCGATGAGGAGCAGGCCGCTCGCGGTGGACGGCGCGGCGCGGGGGGTCGGGGTTTCCATGGCCTGACCATCATGCCGTGCCCGGGCCGCCGCCCGGCTCCCTCGGAGGCGTCCGGCCTAGGATCGATCGAGTCGGAGGAGGACGCGTGCGGATCGGTGTCTTGGGTGCGGGCGCGGTCGGCGGCACGATCGCGGCGCTCCTCGAACGGGCCGGCCACGAGGTCGACGTCACCGCTCGCGGGCCGCACCTGCGGGCGATCCAGGACCGCGGCCTCCACCTCGCCGGCGGCTACGGCGAGCACGTCGCGCGCGTCGCGGCGGCCGAGCGGCTGGGACGCCCGCCCGAGCTCGCGATCGTCGCCACCAAGATCGCCGACGCCCGCGACGCCATGACGGAGAACGCGGGCTGGCTCCGCGGGATCCCCGTGCTCGTCGTGCAGAACGGCCTCTCCGGGATCACGATGGGCGTCGAGTGCCTGCCGCGCTCCGAGGTCGTCGGCGGGCTCGCCCTCGCGGCGACCTCGCTCACCGAGCCCGGGCTCGTCACGGTCACGTCGGCCGCGGGCATCCAGATCGGCAGCGCGGACGGCCCGGGAGGCGCCGGCGTCGCCCTCGTGCGCGAGGTGCTGGATCCCGTCATGCCCGTCACGATCGCCGCCGACTTCCGCGGGGCCCAGTGGACCAAGCTCGTCATCAACGGGATCAACGCGGTGCCGGCCATCACGGGGCTCAGCGTGCAGGCGGTCATCGCCGAGCCCGTGCTGCGGCGCATCGTCACGCGCGCCATGCAGGAGACCGTGCGCACGGGCCTGGCACGCGGCGTGACGTTCGGCCGGCTCGGCGGCCTGACGCATCGCCGCCTGAGGCTGTTCGCGTCGCTCCCGCTCCCCCTCGCCGAGCGCCTGCCGGTGTCGCTCGCCCGGAACATGGGGCAGGTGCCCAATCCCGGGTCGACGCTGCAGAGCATCCGCCGCAACCGGCTCACGGAGGTGGACCACCTCAACGGCGCGGTCTCGGCCCTCGCTCCTGGCGCGGGCCAGGACGCCCGCGTCAATGCCGCCCTGGTGCAGCTCGTGCACGGCGTGGAGGCCAGCGGGCGGCACATCTCGCCCGCGGAGCTCGCGCGGCTCGTCCCGCGCTGATCCGTCGCCGCGCCCCTCGCGGCGCTCCGCTCGGGCAGGCCTCAGCAGCTGTCGGCGAAGACGCGGCGCGGCAGGTCGGGATCGGTGACGTCGACGATCATGGTCGCCGCCCGGCGCGGGTTGACCTGGCGGATGTAGCGCGCGTGCGCCTCCTGGGCCGCGGATCCGGCGTCGCCGCCCGAGGTCGCGAGGGGCTCGTCGGGCAGGAGCAGGTAGACGACGGCGTTCCAGAGGCCGCGGAGCTCCGGGGTCTGCAGGGCGTCGCCGGCGACGATCAGCACGGCGTCGTCGGGGGCGTCCGCCACGGCGTCGCCGCCGGGTCGCAGCGCGAACCCGCTGCCGGCCTTCCGGAACGGCCGGACGAGCCCGTCGCGGAGGGCGTCGGCGAGCGGAGCGGCGCCGTCGGGCGACGCGAAGTCGGCCGCCAGGGCGACGTACGCGCCGCGGCCGTCCGCGCGCAGCACGTCGGCGAGGTCGTGCGCGAACGCGTGCGGGTCCGCGAGCGGTCCGCCGTCGACCGCGAGGTAGGCGCGTCCGCGGCCGTAGTTGTGCAGGAACTCGTCGGCGAGCGAGGCGAGGACCTCGGCACGGGAGGCGCGGTACAGGGTCATGCGCCGAGCCTAGGCTCATCGTCTCGTACGCTGGCCGGATGCCGGAGACCGCCATCGCCCCCCGGATCACCGCGTGGTTCCGGGAGAACGCCCGCGACCTGCCGTGGCGGCGCGAGGGGTTCGGATCCTGGGGCATCCTCGTCAGCGAGTTCATGCTGCAGCAGACGCCCGTGGTCCGCGTGATCCCGCGGCTCGAGGAGTGGCTGGCGCGCTGGCCCGTGCCCGCCGCGCTCGCCTCGACGCCCGCCAGCGAGGCCGTCCGCGCGTGGGGCCGCCTCGGCTACCCGCGGCGCGCGCTCGCCCTGCACGCGTGCGCGGTCGCGATCGTCGAGCGGCACGGCGGCGAGGTCCCCGAGGATGTCGACGCCCTGCTCGACCTGCCCGGCGTCGGCCCGTACACGGCCCGCGCGGTCGCGGCGTTCGCGTTCGGGCATCGGCACCCGGTCGTCGACGTCAACGTGCGGCGGGTGCTCGCGCGCGCGGTGGCCGGCCAGGGCGATCCCGGGCCCGCGCGCACGAAGGTCGACCTCGCCGCGATGGAGGCGCAGCTGCCCGACGACGTGGCCGAGGCGCGCCTGTTCAACGCGGGCGCGATGGAGCTCGGCGCGGTGGTCTGCACGGCGCGCGCGCCGCGCTGCGACGACTGCCCGGTCCGCGACCTGTGCGCGTGGCGCGCTGCGGGATACCCGGCCTACGACGGGCCGGCGCGCGTCGTGCAGAAGAGGTACGAGGGATCCGACCGCCAGGTGCGCGGCCTCCTGCTCGCGGAGCTCCGGTCGAGCCACTCCCCCGTGACCGCGGCCGACCTCGCGACCGCATGGCCGGAGCCCGTGCAGCGCGGGCGCGCGCTCGACGGGCTCATCGCCGACGGGCTGGCCGTGCGCCAGCCCGACGGCACGTACGCCCTGCCGAGCTGACGCACGACGGCCGATCGGCGCGGACGCCGGCCGTCCGAGCGGATCAGTGGGCGGGCTCGTACCCGGGGGCGGAGCGGTCGACGTCGTCGCCGTCCACCTCGTCGTCGTCCTCGTCCTCGTCCTCGTCCTCGTCCTCGTCGTCCTCCCCGATGACGCGGGGCTTGACGTACGGGTCCTCGTCGCCCGCGTACACGCCGGCCTTGGCCTGGGCCTGCACGTCCGCGTCGCGGCGGCGGGCCTCCTCGAGGAGGGCGTCGATCGCGGCCGCGTTCTCCGGCACGCCGTCGAGGATGAACTCGAGCGACGGCGTGAGGCGCGCGGTGATGTTCTTGCCCACCTCGCTGCGGAGCATGCCGGTGGCGGACTTGAGGGCGGCGGCGGTGTCGGCGCGCTCCTCGTCGGTGCCGTAGACCGTGTAGAAGATGCTGGCGTGCTGCAGGTCGCCCGTGACGCGCACGTCGGTGACGGTGACGAATCCGAGACGCGGGTCCTTGATCCCCCGGTCGAGCTTGCGCGCGACGATCTCCTTGATGCGGTCGGCCATCTTCCTGGCCCTCGCGTGATCGACCATGGTCGACGTCCTTCCGTGACGCTGCTCGCCGGGCGTGCTCGTCCGGCGTCGTGCTGGTGCCCCGCTGGTCGCGGGTGCTGCCGGACGAGTGCCCGGGTCGTGCTGGTGCCCCGCTGGTGGCGGGTACTGCCGGACGAGTGCCCGGGTCGTGCTGGTGCCCCGCGGGTGGCGGGATGGGGAGGGCCCCGCTCCCCTGGTGGGGAGCGGGGCCCGGATCGGCCGGGGTCAGACCCGCGGCTTCTCCTTCATCTCGATCGTCTCGATCTCGTCGCCGATCTGGATGTCGTTGAACTTGCCGAGGCCGATGCCCGCCTCGAAGTCCGTGCGGACCTCGGACACGTCGTCCTTGAACCGGCGCAGCGACTCGATGGCCAGGTTGTCGCCCACCACCACGCCGTCGCGGATGACCCGCGCCTTGGCGTTCCTGGTGATGGTGCCCGAGCGGACGATGACACCCGCGATGTTGCCGAACTTGGAGGAGCGGAACACCTCGCGGATCTCGGCGACGCCGGACTGGACCTCCTCGAACTCGGGCTTGAGCATGCCCGTGAGGCTCGACTCGATCTCCTCGAGCGCCGAGTAGATGACGCTGTAGAAGCGGATGTCGACGCCCTCGCGCGCCGCACGTGCGCGGGCCTTCGGGTCGGGGCGGACGTTGAACCCGATGATGATCGCGTTGTCGATCGTCGCCAGGTTGACGTCGCTCTCGGTGACCGCTCCGACGCCGCGGTGGATGATCCGCAGCTGCACGGAGTCGTCCACCTCGATCTTCATGAGCGACTCCTCCAGCGCCTCGACGGCACCGGACACGTCGCCCTTGATGATGAGGTTGAGCGACTCGACCTTGCCCTCCTCCAGCGCACGCGTGAAGTCCTCGAGGCTGATGCGCTTGCGGGCCTTGGCCAGCTGCGCGTTGCGCTCGACGGCCTCGCGCTTCTCGGCGATCTGACGGGCGGTGCGGTCCTCCTCGGTGACGAGGAAGGTGTCGCCCGCGCCGGGGACCGACGAGAGGCCCTGGACCTGGACGGGCCGCGAGGGGTAGGCCTCGTGGACGGCGTCGCCGTTCTCGTCCATCATCGCCCGGACGCGGCCGTAGGCCGTGCCCGCCACGATGGCGTCGCCCACGCGGAGCGTGCCCGACTGGATGAGGACGGTCGCGACCGCACCGCGGCCCTTGTCGAGGCGGGCCTCGATGGCCACGCCGCGCGCGTCCTTGTTCGGGTTGCTGCGCAGGTCGAGGCCGGCGTCGGCGGTGAGCAGGACGGCCTCGAGGAGGTCGTCCACGCCCTTGCCGGTGAGCGCCGACACGTCGACGAACATGACGTCTCCGCCGTACTCCTCGGCGACCAGGCCGTACTCGGTGAGCTGCTGGCGCACCTTGGCGGGGTTGGCCCCCTCCTTGTCGACCTTGTTGACCGCGACCACGATCGGCACGTTCGCCGCCTGGGCGTGGTTCAGGGCCTCCACCGTCTGCGGCATGATGCCGTCGTCGGCCGCGACCACGAGGATCGCGATGTCGGTGACCTGCGCACCGCGGGCGCGCATGGCGGTGAACGCCTCGTGACCCGGGGTGTCGATGAAGGTGATGGCGCGCTCGTAGCCCTCGTGCGGCGCCCAGACCTGGTACGCGCCGATGTGCTGCGTGATGCCGCCCGCTTCGCCCTCGATGACGTTGGCGTTGCGGATGGCGTCGAGAAGGCGCGTCTTCCCGTGGTCGACGTGGCCCATGACGGTGACGACGGGCGGCCGGATCTCCAGCACGTCGTCGTCCTCGTCCTCGAGCTCCTGGTCGAGGTCGATGTCGAAGCCCTCGAGCAGCTCGCGGTCCTCGTCCTCCGGGGAGACGACCTGGATCTTGTAGCCGAGCTCCGTGCCGAGCACCTCGAAGGTGGCCTCGTCGAGCGACTCGGTCGCCGTGGCCATCTCACCGAGGTGGAACAGCACGGTCACCAGGTTGCCGGGGCTCGCGTCGATCTTGTCGGCGAAGTCCGAGATGGACGCGCCGCGACGCAGGCGGACGATGGTGTTGCCGTCGCCGCGGGGGACGCTGACGCCACCCAGCGACGGGGCCTCGCGCAGCTCGAACTCGGCCCTCTTCGTCCGCTTCGACTTGCGCGACTTGCTCTTGCCGCCGCCGCGACCGAAGGCGCCGGCGGTGCCGCCGCCGGGGCCGCGACCACGGCCGCCGCCACCGGGACGACCGGCGAAGCCGCCGGCCGGACGCTGGAAGCCGCCGGCAGCGGGGGCGCCGGGGCGTCCCGCTCCGCCGGGTGCGCCGCCGGGACGACCCGCACCCGCGGGACGCTGGCCGAAGCCGGCCGGGCGCGCGCCCTGGCCGACGCCGCCAGGACGCGGGGCGCCGGGGCGGGGCGATCCGGGACGGGGAGCGGCCGGACGGGGGCCTGCGGCTCCCGCGGCGGGACGCTGACCCATGCCCTGGTTGCTCGCGAACGGGTTGTTGCCCGGGCGGGGCTTGGTGCCCATGCCCTGGTTGCTCGCGAAGGGGTTGTTGCCGGGGCGCGGGGCCGCCGGACGCGGGATCCCGGGACGCGGGATGCCGTTCGAGGGGGCGGGCGTGCTGCCGGCGTCCGGGCGCGGGGCGCTCGGGGTCTCGGCGGCCGGGGCGTCGGGGGTGGCGGACGCGGCCGACTTCTCGGCCTGCGCCTTCTCCTCGGCGGCGGCCTTGCGGCTCGCCTCGGCCTGGGCCTGGCGCTCGGCGACGGTCAGCGGCTTCGCCGGGACCGGCACGTCGGACGCCTCGGGGGCCTCCACCTCGGGAGCGGCCGTGGGCTGCGGGCCGGGGGTGGGACGGCCGCCGGGCTTCGGGGCCGACGAACGGGCTCCGGGCCGCGGGGCGGACGAGGGGGCTGCGGCGGGAGCCGCGGCCTGTCCGGTGACGCCGGCTGCCTCGAGGGCCGCCTTGAGCTTGCGGGCCACGGGGGGCTCGATGCTCGACGACGGTCCCTTGACGAACTCGCCCATCTCCTTGAGCTTGGCGAGTGCGGTCTTGCTGTCGACGCCGATCTCGGCGGCGATCTCGTGTACGCGTGGTTTGGCCACTGTTCTCCTGTCTGGGGGTCCTCTCCCAGGCAGGAGGGGACCGCTAGTGCTGGACGGATCTCATTTCGAGCCGCTCATTAGTTGTCCATGTGCCGTTCAGCCTGTTCTCTCGGATGCTCGCGCGCTCGGCTGGGCCGCGAGCCGCTCTCGTAGTCCCCCAAGAGCTGCGGGGTCGAGCGCCGCGTCGCTCCGCAGGGCCCGCCCGAAGGCACGCCGCGCGATCGCTCTGTCGATGCACTCGATGGTCGGATGGATCCACGCGCCCCTGCCGGCCTTGACCGCGCGCTCGTCGAGGACGAGGGAGCGGGTGGGGGGATCGGCGACGATCCGCAGAAGAGCGGACCTCGGGGCACGCCGACGACAGCCGACGCACGTTCTTACCGGATTCATACTACCCCCTCCGTCCGGCGGCGGGGAGGCCGGGTCCCGGCGGGCGGCGCTCAGTCGTCGCCCTCGAGGATCGAGTCGGGCTGGATGTCGATCTTCGCGCCCGTGAGCTTGGCGGCGAGGCGGGCGTTCTGGCCCTCCTTGCCGATGGCGAGCGACAGCTGGTAGTCGGGCACGAGCGCGCGGACGGCCTTGGTCGCCTGGTCGATGACGAACGAGCTCGTGACCCGGGCGGGCGAGAGCGCGTTGCCGACGAAGACGGGCAGCGACTCGGAGTAGTCGACGATGTCGATCTTCTCGTCGTTGAGCTCGGCCGTGACCGCGCGGACGCGCTGCCCCAGCTCGCCGATGCAGGCGCCCTTGGCGTTGATGCCCGGCTCGGTCGCGCGCACGGCGATCTTGGTGCGGTGCCCGGCCTCGCGGGCGAGCGACACGATCTCGACGAGGCCCTGCGCGATCTCCGGCACCTCGAGCGCGAACAGCTTGCGGACGAGCGAGGGGTGCGTGCGCGAGACCGTGATCTGCGGGCCCTTGGCGCCGCGCGAGACGCTCGTGACGTAGACGCGCAGGCGCGAGCCGTGCACGTACTTCTCGCCGGGCACCTGCTCCTCGGGCGGCAGGATCGCCTCGATGGTGCCGAGGTCGACGTGGATCATGCGGGGGTTCGGGCCCTGCTGGATGACGCCCGCGACGATGTCGCCCTCGCGGCCCTTGAACTCGCCGAGGATGCGGTCGTCGCCGATGTCGCGCAGGCGCTGGTTGATGACCTGCTTGGCGGCGAACGCGGCGATGCGGCCGAAGTCGCTCGGGCTGTCCTCGGACTCGCCGATGACGAGGCCGTCCTCGTCGAGCTCGGGGACGTGCACGGAGACGTGGCCGGACTTCCTGTCCAGGTGCACGCGGGCGGGGGGCACGCCGTCGGCGACGGGCTTGGCGTCGGCCTGGTCGGTGTGCTTGAGGTAGGCGGTGAGGATGGCCTGCTCGATGATCGAGACGAGCTCCTCGAACGGGATCTCGCGCTCGCGCTCCATCAGGCGCAAGACGCTCAGGTCGATGTCCACGGTGCGACTCCTCTATTCGGTTGGAAACACTCGAGGCTACCCGACCGGGAGGGGTCGGGCAGCCTCGAGCGGGGGCGCGGTGCGGATCAGCTGTCGGCGGTGAGCGCGCCCACGACGTCGGCGAGCGCGACCGGGGTGCGCTCGTTCGTGCGGCGGTCCCAGAGCTCGGCCATGCCGTCGACCGCGCCGCGGCCGACGATGACGATGGTCGGCACGCCGATGAGCTCGGCGTCGCCGAACTTCACGCCCGGCGACACCTTGGGGCGGTCGTCGAAGAGCACGTCGAGGCCCGCGGCGTCGAGCGCGTCGACGAGCTCCTCGGATGCGGAGGCGATCTCGTCGCCCTTGCCGGTCATCACCACGTGCACGTCGAACGGGCTGATGGACGCGGGCCAGAGGAGGCCGCGGCCGTCCTGCGTGGCCTCGGCGACGAGGGCGAGGTTGCGCGTGATGCCGATGCCGTACGAGCCCATCGTGACGGTGACGAGCTTGCCGTTCTCGTCGAGCACCTTGAGGCCGAGCGCCTCCGCGTACATGCGGCCGAGCTCGAAGACGTGGCCGATCTCGGTGCCGCGCGCGGTGCTGATGGGACCGGACCCGTCGGGCGCCGGGTCGCCGTCGCGCACGTCCGCGGCCTCGACCACGCCGTCGGGCGTGAAGTCGCGGCCGGCGACGAGCGAGAGGACGTGCTTCCCGGCGACGTTGGCGCCCGTGATCCACGAGCTGCCGTCGACGACGCGGGGGTCGACGAGGTAGCGCACCTTCGTGGCGGACGTGGATCCGAGCACGGGGCCCTCGACCGACCACGGGCCGATGTAGCCCTTCACGAGGCCCGGGTTCTTGGCGAGGTCCCCGTCGTTCGCGGCCTCGACCTCGGCGGGGAAGAAGGCCACCTCGGCGCGCTTGAGGTCGATGTCGCGGTCGCCGGGGATCCCGACCACGACGAGCTCGCGCGTGCCGTCGAGGTGGGTGAGCGCGAGGACGATGTTCTTCAGGGTGTCGGCGGCGGTCCAGGCACGGCCGTCCTCGCGGGGCTCCTGCGCGTTCGCCAGGTCGACGAGGGTCTGGATGGTGGGGGTGTCGGGCGAGTCGAAGACGCGCGCGTCGGGCTGGCCTTCGATGGGGATCGACTCGGGCACGAGCGTCGTGAACGCCTCGACGTTGGCCGCGTAGCCGCCGGGGCTCCGCACGAACGTGTCCTCGCCGATGGGCGTGGGGTGCAGGAACTCCTCGCTCTTGGACCCGCCCATGGCGCCCGCGTCGGCGGCGACGATGACGTACTCGAGGCCGAGGCGCTGGAAGATCCGCTCGTAGGCGTCGCGCTGCGCCTGGTAGCTGACGGCGAGGCCGGCGTCGGTGTGGTCGAAGGAGTAGGCGTCCTTCATCGTGAACTCGCGGCCGCGGAGGATGCCGGCGCGGGGGCGGGCCTCGTCGCGGTACTTGTCCTGGATCTGGTAGATCGACAGGGGCAGGTCCTTGTAGCTCGAGTAGAGGTCCTTCACGAGCAGCGCGAAGAACTCCTCGTGCGTGGGCGCGAGCACCATGGGCGCGCGCTTGCGGTCCTCGAGGCGGAACATCCCGGGGCCGTACTCGTCGTAGCGGCCGGTGGCCTGGTACGGCTCGGCGGGGAGCAGCGCGGGGAAGTGCACCTCCTGGGCGCCGATGCGCTCCATCTCCTCGCGGACGATGGCCTCGACCTTGTTCTTGACGCGGAGGCCGAGCGGCAGCCAGGCGAAGATGCCGGGGGCCTGGCGGCGGATGTAGCCGGCGCGCACGAGGAGGCGGTGGCTGGCCACCTCGGCGTCGACGGGGTCTTCCCGGAGGGTGCGGACGAAGAGCTTCGAGAGGCGTGTGGACACCGGATCAGCCTAGCGATCCGGCCGGGCCGGCTCAGCGCGCGGCGGCGTACGAGAGGCGCAGGCGCTCGAAGCCCTCGTCGAGGGAGACCGCCGGGGTCCAGGCGAGCGCCCGGCGGGTCTCGCGCTGGTCGAACCAGTGCGCCGTGGAGAGCTGCTCGGCGAGGAATCGGGTCATGGGCGGCTCGTCGGATCCGGGGCGCACGGCCCAGACGCGCTCCACCGCTCCCCCGGCGGCGCGAGCGAGGGCGGCGGGGACGCGGATCCGCGGCGCGGGCACCCCGGCGGCGCGGCACATGCCCGCGAGCAGCTCCGCGACGGGACGCGGCTCGCCGTTGGTGACGACGTACGCGCGGCCGTGCGCGGTGTCGGCGGCGGCGAGGGCGGCGACGATCGCGTCGGCGGCGTTGTCGCGGTAGACGGTGTCGATGAGCGCGGCGCCGTGGCCGAGGAGCGGCAGGCGGCCGCGCGCGGCCCGGTCGACGATGCGGGCGACGAGCTGCGTGTCGCCCGGGCCCCAGACGAGGTGCGGGCGGACGGCGAGGACGCGCATGGCGGGGTCGTCGGCGGCCAGCGCGACGAGCTCGCCCTCGGCCTTGGTGCGGGCGTAGTCGCCGCGGGCGCGGACGGGATCCGCGGGGCCGGCGCCGTCGCCCGTGATGGAGAGGCCCGTGTGCGCGACGGACGGCGAGGAGACGTGGACGAAACGCGCGACGCCGGCCGCGCGCGCCGCGCGGAGCAGCGCGCGCGTGCCCTCGACGTTGACGGCGCGGAAGTCGGCCGGATCCCCCGCGAGCGAGACCTTGGCGGCGAGGTGCACCACGGCGTCGACGCCGTCGAGCGCGCGGGCGACGGCATCCGCGTCGGTGACGCTGCCGCGGAGGTCGACGACGGATCCCGGCACGGGCGCCGCGCCGCTCGCCGCGAGCCCGGACGGCTGGCGCTGGAACGCGCGGACGGCGTGCCCGGCGGCGGCGAGCCGCTCGGCGACGGCGCGGCCGAGCATGCCGCTCGCGCCCGTGACGAGGACGGTCACGGGGCGACCACCCGGCCGCCCGCGAGGATCCCCGCGGCCCAGCGGCCGAGGCGCGCGCGGTCGACCTTGGAGTTGTGGCGGACGTCCGTGGGCAGCACGGGAACGACGATGACGGCCGCGACCGGGACGCCGACCGCGGCGCGCACGGCGGCGGCGAGGTCCGGGCGTGCGAGGCCCACGCGGCGCGCGGCCGGCACGGTCTCGACCACGAGCACGAGCTGCTGCACGCCCGCGGGTCCGACGCCCACGGCGGCCGTGCGGCCCACCCCCGCCGCGGACGCCGCCCGGAGCTCGGGTCCGACGGGCGTGAGCACCCCGTCGGCGGTCGTGATGACGTGCGGGAGGCGCCCCTCGATCCAGAGCGCGCCCATCGCGTCGAGGTGGCCGACGTCGCCGGTGCGGTGGCGGCGGATCCCATCGGCCGAGTCGCGCCGGGCGGCCCGGTCGGTGACGTGCAGGCGGTCGTAGCGCTCGTGGACGTGCGGCGCCTGGGCGACGATCTCGCCCGTGACGCCGGGCTCGGACGTGAGCGCGCCGGTGGCGGCGCCCGCGGCGTCGAGCGGGCTGATGCGGATGTCGACCGGGTCGACGGGCGTCCCGACGCACACGCCCTCGTCGCCGCGGCGGGCGCCGTCGCGGATCCCCTCGAGCGTGACGTCGGTGAGCAGCAGGCCCTCGGTCATGCCGTAGGGCGTGTGCACCTCGGCGGCCGGCACGAGGGCCGCGGCGCGCGTGAGCAGCGCCTCCGACAGCGGCGCGCCCGCGGAGAGCAGCGACCGGACCCGGCCGAGGGCCGCGCGGTCGTCCGCGGTGAGGGCGTCGGAGGTGGCGACCACGTTGTCGAGCGCGGCGGGCGACGCGAACACGACGGTGGCGTCGGCGGCGCGGGCGGCGGCCGCGAGGGCGGACGCGGTGAGGTCGCGCGGGCGGGTCACGTCCATGTCGGGCGTGACGCTCGTGGCGCCGAGAGCCGGCCCCAGCAGCGCGAACGGCGCGAAGCCGGCGACGAGGCCCGTGCCGACGCCCACGTCGAAGCGGCCGCCGAGGGTGTCGCGCAGGGATGCGAGCTGGCGGTACGTGTACATGACGCCCTTGGCCGGGCCGGTGGATCCCGAGGTGAAGAGGATCGCGGCGTCGTCGTCGGCCGCGGGCGCGGGCGGCAGGACCTGCGCGCGGCCGTCGCGGGCGATCTGCGGCAGGCTCGCGGCGACGCCGAGCGCGCGGGCGACGGGCGGCGCGAGCGTGGTGACGGAGATCCGCTCCCCCGGCCAGCCCAGGGCGCGCGCGAGGGCGAGGCCGGCGGGGATGCCGACGACCATGTCGGGGCGGGATCCCGCCACCGCGCGCCCGAGGCCCTTCACGCCGAGGCCCGCGTCGGCGACCACGACGATCGCGCCGATCCGGAGGCACGCGTAGAGGAGGGCCGTGAGGTCGGCGCCGGGCGGCACGAGGAGCGAGACGCGGTCGCCCGCGCGGAGCCCGCGCGCGTGCAGGCCGGCCGCGATCTCGCGGACGCGGCGGGAGAGCAGGCGCCAGGAGACGGTGCGCGGGCCGGTGGCGCCGCGGGGCGCCATCTCCACGATCACGGGGTCGTCGCTGTCGCGCAGCTCCTCGAGGAGGGCATCGAGCGGGCGGACGGGCGC
This window encodes:
- a CDS encoding alpha/beta fold hydrolase; this encodes MSASAAVAPATVPVSGPEGQPLPGLDPAWSRVVRAGGHGWHLLDTGERLAATGAPVAGTILCVHGNPTWSYLWRRIAAESLERAERDPSRPAWRVVAVDQLDMGFSERTGVARTLPTRLDDLQALTDELGLSGSGATGPVVTLGHDWGGVISLGWALRNRDVLAGVMALNTAVHQEEGVPIPWPLRLALATGIHDAATRGTPGFLATTLALAHPPLDPAVRRAFAAPYRGASRRAGIRGFVADIPVGPAHPSHATLTSIAEGLRDLDLPALFVWGPRDPIFSDVYLSDLLERLPHADVHRVEGAGHLVAEDHDYASAALDWLADRVAPGTAPAAHAPRTPAPVRPLDALLEELRDSDDPVIVEMAPRGATGPRTVSWRLLSRRVREIAAGLHARGLRAGDRVSLLVPPGADLTALLYACLRIGAIVVVADAGLGVKGLGRAVAGSRPDMVVGIPAGLALARALGWPGERISVTTLAPPVARALGVAASLPQIARDGRAQVLPPAPAADDDAAILFTSGSTGPAKGVMYTYRQLASLRDTLGGRFDVGVGTGLVAGFAPFALLGPALGATSVTPDMDVTRPRDLTASALAAAARAADATVVFASPAALDNVVATSDALTADDRAALGRVRSLLSAGAPLSEALLTRAAALVPAAEVHTPYGMTEGLLLTDVTLEGIRDGARRGDEGVCVGTPVDPVDIRISPLDAAGAATGALTSEPGVTGEIVAQAPHVHERYDRLHVTDRAARRDSADGIRRHRTGDVGHLDAMGALWIEGRLPHVITTADGVLTPVGPELRAASAAGVGRTAAVGVGPAGVQQLVLVVETVPAARRVGLARPDLAAAVRAAVGVPVAAVIVVPVLPTDVRHNSKVDRARLGRWAAGILAGGRVVAP